A window of the Linepithema humile isolate Giens D197 chromosome 4, Lhum_UNIL_v1.0, whole genome shotgun sequence genome harbors these coding sequences:
- the Vps60 gene encoding charged multivesicular body protein 5: MNRLFGRAKPKEPPPSITDCIAGVDSRADSAEKKIAKLDAELKKYKDQMVKMRDGPAKNAVKAKALRVLKQRKMYEAQVDNLRQQAFNMEQANYATQTLKDTQATVVAMKDGVKQMQKEFKNINIDQIEDLQDDLADMLEQADEVQEAMGRSYGMPEIDDDELAAELEALGDDLALDEDSSFLDDAIKAPSAPDKEPGASSLKNKDGVPVDEFGLPQIPAS; the protein is encoded by the exons ATGAATAGGCTTTTCGGACGTGCTAAACCTAAAGAACCACCGCCAAGCATTACAGACTGCATTGCGGGG gTTGATAGTAGAGCGGACTCTGCAGAAAAGAAAATAGCTAAATTAGATGCAgagttgaaaaaatacaaggaTCAAATGGTTAAAATGAGAGATGGGCCAGCTAAGAATGCAGTAAAGGCTAAAGCACTGCGTGTACTAAAACAGCGGAAAATGTATGAGGCCCAAGTGGACAATTTGCGCCAACAGGCATTCAACATGGAACAAGCAAATTATGCCACTCAAACGTTAAAGGATACTCAAGCAACTGTAGTTGCTATGAAAGATGGTGTCAAGCAAATGCAGAAggaattcaaaaatattaacattgatCAAATTGAA GATTTACAGGATGATTTAGCAGATATGTTAGAACAAGCGGACGAAGTGCAAGAAGCAATGGGTCGTAGTTACGGAATGCCAGAAATTGATGATGATGAGCTCGCAGCTGAACTAGAAGCTCTTGGCGATGATCTTGCTTTGGATGAAGATTCCAGCTTCTTAGATGATGCTATAAAAGCACCTAGCGCTCCAGATAAAGAACCTGGAGCAAGTTCTCTCAAAAACAAG GATGGTGTTCCAGTGGATGAGTTTGGTTTGCCACAAATACCTGCCAGCTAA
- the LOC105670826 gene encoding tubulin epsilon chain-like isoform X2: MSQFITLQVGQCGNQIGSAFWPLALHEYGIQTTTGGVNLLTRQRNHVKHINDLSDAFPSFFYVPDSIDNLNFQSVADLNKAKVKARAVLIDMEDSVVSRFKQGPLRQLFDQTCTVTNYPGSGNNWAIGYHVHGKEYHDRLEESIRHVSEKCDRLHGFLLTHSLGGGTGSGLGTATLKLLKDNYPHVERIVSCVYPANMQDTVTAPYNTLLATQELVEHATCVFPVENKALLDICNAQVNKRENTTQMNYNASCKPFQDMNSIIVSMLLHLTSGSRFPGSLNMDMNEVATNLVPYPKLHYIFSSISPITLSAPNMCSMQEIKLQDELFTNAWSRNNQLIKLDPLQPTSVILAAAHIARGNTTLSDMKRNIERFQNKSKFTSWSRDCMKIGLCSIPPAGHSSSLLCLLNSSTMSLLFKDIIQEFSKLYKKKAHVHHYTQVHGFEETHFMESKENILNLYECYTEIRNMEETNISRLQIS, encoded by the exons atgagccaatttattacattacaag ttggTCAATGCGGAAATCAGATAGGATCAGCTTTCTGGCCCTTAGCTTTGCATGAATATGGCATCCAGACTACCACTGGTGGTGTAAATTTACTTACAAGACAACGAAATCATGTCAAGCATATCAATGATTTGTCTGATGCGTTTCctagttttttttatgtaccAGACAGTATAGATAACTTGAATTTTCAAAGTGTAGCTGACTTAAACAAGGCCAAAGTCAAAGCTAga GCTGTTCTAATTGATATGGAAGACAGTGTTGTATCTAGGTTTAAACAAGGCCCATTGCGTCAATTATTTGACCAAACATGCACTGTAACCAATTATCCAGGATCTGGAAACAATTg GGCAATAGGATATCATGTTCATGGCAAAGAATATCATGATCGTTTAGAGGAAAGTATAAGACATGTATCAGAAAAATGTGATAGATTACATGGGTTCTTGTTAACACATTCATTAGGGGGTGGTACTGGATCTGGATTAGGTACAGCAACcttaaaactattaaaagataattaccCTCATGTGGAAAG gatTGTATCGTGTGTATATCCTGCAAATATGCAAGATACTGTAACTGCACCTTATAACACTTTGCTCGCAACTCAAGAACTTGTAGAACATGCCACATGTGTATTTCCTGTAGAAAATAAAGCTCTCTTAGATATATGCAATGCTCAAGTGAATAAACGAGAGAACACAACTCAAATGAATTATAATGCCTCGTGTAAACCATTTCAAGATATGAACAGTATTATTGTCAGTATGCTTTTACATCTAACCAG TGGATCCAGATTTCCAGGAAGTTTAAATATGGATATGAATGAAGTGGCTACAAATCTAGTACCTTAtccaaaattacattatatatttagtagcATCAGCCCTATAACTTTATCTGCTCCAAATATGTGCTCTATGCaagaaataaa attgCAGGATGAATTGTTCACTAATGCGTGGTCGCGAAATAatcaattgattaaattagatcCTCTTCAGCCTACCTCTGTCATTCTTGCCGCTGCACATATTGCAAGAGGAAATACTACTTTAAGCGATATGAAACGAAACATTGAAag GTTTCAAAACAAGTCAAAGTTTACTTCGTGGAGTAGAGATTGTATGAAAATAGGATTATGTTCCATTCCACCAGCAGGACACTCTTCATCATTGCTGTGTCTTCTTAATTCATCAACCATGTCTTTactatttaaagatataattcaagagttttctaaattgtataaaaaaaag GCACATGTTCATCATTATACACAAGTACATGGATTTGAAGAAACACATTTCATGgaaagcaaagaaaatattctcaatttaTACGAATGTTATACAGAAATACGCAATATggaagaaacaaatatttctagaTTACAAATAAGTTAA
- the LOC105670826 gene encoding tubulin epsilon chain-like isoform X1, whose protein sequence is MSQFITLQVGQCGNQIGSAFWPLALHEYGIQTTTGGVNLLTRQRNHVKHINDLSDAFPSFFYVPDSIDNLNFQSVADLNKAKVKARQAVLIDMEDSVVSRFKQGPLRQLFDQTCTVTNYPGSGNNWAIGYHVHGKEYHDRLEESIRHVSEKCDRLHGFLLTHSLGGGTGSGLGTATLKLLKDNYPHVERIVSCVYPANMQDTVTAPYNTLLATQELVEHATCVFPVENKALLDICNAQVNKRENTTQMNYNASCKPFQDMNSIIVSMLLHLTSGSRFPGSLNMDMNEVATNLVPYPKLHYIFSSISPITLSAPNMCSMQEIKLQDELFTNAWSRNNQLIKLDPLQPTSVILAAAHIARGNTTLSDMKRNIERFQNKSKFTSWSRDCMKIGLCSIPPAGHSSSLLCLLNSSTMSLLFKDIIQEFSKLYKKKAHVHHYTQVHGFEETHFMESKENILNLYECYTEIRNMEETNISRLQIS, encoded by the exons atgagccaatttattacattacaag ttggTCAATGCGGAAATCAGATAGGATCAGCTTTCTGGCCCTTAGCTTTGCATGAATATGGCATCCAGACTACCACTGGTGGTGTAAATTTACTTACAAGACAACGAAATCATGTCAAGCATATCAATGATTTGTCTGATGCGTTTCctagttttttttatgtaccAGACAGTATAGATAACTTGAATTTTCAAAGTGTAGCTGACTTAAACAAGGCCAAAGTCAAAGCTAga caGGCTGTTCTAATTGATATGGAAGACAGTGTTGTATCTAGGTTTAAACAAGGCCCATTGCGTCAATTATTTGACCAAACATGCACTGTAACCAATTATCCAGGATCTGGAAACAATTg GGCAATAGGATATCATGTTCATGGCAAAGAATATCATGATCGTTTAGAGGAAAGTATAAGACATGTATCAGAAAAATGTGATAGATTACATGGGTTCTTGTTAACACATTCATTAGGGGGTGGTACTGGATCTGGATTAGGTACAGCAACcttaaaactattaaaagataattaccCTCATGTGGAAAG gatTGTATCGTGTGTATATCCTGCAAATATGCAAGATACTGTAACTGCACCTTATAACACTTTGCTCGCAACTCAAGAACTTGTAGAACATGCCACATGTGTATTTCCTGTAGAAAATAAAGCTCTCTTAGATATATGCAATGCTCAAGTGAATAAACGAGAGAACACAACTCAAATGAATTATAATGCCTCGTGTAAACCATTTCAAGATATGAACAGTATTATTGTCAGTATGCTTTTACATCTAACCAG TGGATCCAGATTTCCAGGAAGTTTAAATATGGATATGAATGAAGTGGCTACAAATCTAGTACCTTAtccaaaattacattatatatttagtagcATCAGCCCTATAACTTTATCTGCTCCAAATATGTGCTCTATGCaagaaataaa attgCAGGATGAATTGTTCACTAATGCGTGGTCGCGAAATAatcaattgattaaattagatcCTCTTCAGCCTACCTCTGTCATTCTTGCCGCTGCACATATTGCAAGAGGAAATACTACTTTAAGCGATATGAAACGAAACATTGAAag GTTTCAAAACAAGTCAAAGTTTACTTCGTGGAGTAGAGATTGTATGAAAATAGGATTATGTTCCATTCCACCAGCAGGACACTCTTCATCATTGCTGTGTCTTCTTAATTCATCAACCATGTCTTTactatttaaagatataattcaagagttttctaaattgtataaaaaaaag GCACATGTTCATCATTATACACAAGTACATGGATTTGAAGAAACACATTTCATGgaaagcaaagaaaatattctcaatttaTACGAATGTTATACAGAAATACGCAATATggaagaaacaaatatttctagaTTACAAATAAGTTAA